The Bubalus kerabau isolate K-KA32 ecotype Philippines breed swamp buffalo chromosome 10, PCC_UOA_SB_1v2, whole genome shotgun sequence sequence ATGGAAGGTAACAAGGTCTCTACTTTGGGACTCAGGGACCCTCCCCACCAGCACCCCCTTCATCCTGCCATCAGCAGCTGTGGGGAGTGCCCTGGGTTGACAGCCCCAAGCAGGAATATCTGGGTGCCATGGTCGTTTGGTGGAGCCTGGGCAAGTCAGGTGTGTCTCAGGGAGGGTGAACAGAACCTGCTTCCCTCAGGCATCTGCTGGGCATGGACGCAGCTCCTCGGGCTGGTCGTGCCCTCTGGACTGTTCTGGCAGCAGAGGGGACGCTGCAGCTCCCAAGGCCGTGCCCGTGCCAGTTGTGATGGGGCGGTTGGTGTGAGGGAGCCTTCTGCCTCTCCACCCTGTGGTGTCTTCATGCCTTAGAACTGAACACGACGACGACCATGTGTGGTAACAGATGTGAAATGGAGAGAACTCACCCTGAGGACATAGGAACTGGTGTTATCCCAGGCAAGGCATTTTCATGTTCTTTAGTTTCAAGCAGGCACTaagtgaattcattttttttaagtccttacAGAAAGAAGCACGTTTGAGGGCTTCTGCTCACCAGGAGACAATGCGTCTGCAGAACCAGGGGGTGCCAAGTGCCCCCTACCAGGACTCGAGCAGTGACGAGGAGGGTGAAGCCGTCGAAAACCACGACCAAGGGGAACGCAGAGGTGAGTCTGGTGACCACTGAGTGTCTGTCCTGCTGTTATTCACTGAGGACAATGCAAAGGCCTTTTCTCCTGTTTTTGTTAGGACCACTTTCTCACATGAAAAGTTGGCTGGGAAAATAAGGCACCCCCATAATTAAGAAAATCAACTAAATAATTTATGTCCTCATTGTAAAAAATGTATAATAGGCAGTTTGCCTGATTGTAAAATGTGTGTCTGCAGCCCTGTGGGTATTTAAAAGTGATCAGTCTCTCTGAGGGGAAAAAACCTCTCCAATGTAAGTCATTTAAGCATGTTTGAAAGCTGTATGTATCTCTTCatgacaacttaaaaaaaaaaatggttggcGTCTCAACAAAGGTAAATATACAGTGGGAAGTAAGAAcattcaacagtaaaaaaaaattttttttcaggaataAATGGGTCTTCATCTTTGAGGGTCAGTCCCATATCTAAAGTCCTCAAATTTGCTTTCAGAGGAAGGGGCCAGAATCTATTCTCCAGAGAGTGATGAGGGACCAGATGAAGATGGGGCTCAAAGATCACTGACAGCAAAGAAACTCACCACTGATAAGGTAAAACCAAATTTATTCAATCTGAAGGGGTTTGCTCTGTAGCCACAAGCCGACTCCCGGAATAAGGAGCTCACTGCCCAGGAGCACAGACAGGTGTCTACACACCTCCCTACAACTCAGTGAGATGAATGCAGTAACAAGCCTAGGCGTGGCCCTAGGCTGACACCTGTGTGCAGTGGGAGGCAGCCCAGAACAGTCACCCTCTTGTTGGAAGTTGAAGGAAGTGTAAGGGTGGGTGTGCCGGTGGACAGAAAGGCCTGTGAGAAAAGACATGTGGCTGAGACACCAGGGCCCAACTAGAGAACTAGAAGTAGTTCAGTGAAATAGATCAAGGGCCCTCTCCCGATCACCATGAGCATAATAATAGTGCAGGGTTATTTCATTTCcatgttattaaaattatctactttatttccttttccacttaAAGATCACAAGAAATTTTAAGTCTTAATTACACAAGTGACTCCCTCTGTTGTTGCCATTGTACCATATCCATTTATCCAGTGTGTTCTGGACACACAACTCACTCCACTGTGGGTCTTGAGTTACAGGTCAGAGGAACCATCCCAGTAACAGAAATGGCTCTTACTATGTAAAAGAAGCACTCATTTTTCATGtgaaaaaatctatttaaaacttGGAAACCATACTGAAAAAAGCACATCAAACACAAGCAGTCCTTTAAAAAAAGTCAACAGGCTTTAAAATAGTGAGAGAAGGTGAAGTACTGAGGAAGCAGAGGAACATATTTCAAGTAGTAATGAGGGGAATCCACACCAGAACAGAGTGACGTGTCCCTTGGCCCTGACCGCTGGAAGTCCGGGCTCCCCTTGCCTGACCTGTAGAGACAGTGTCTGTGGACAAGGTCATTGCTGGGGGGGTCGAGTTCTAACTTGAAGGGCTGGCTCCCCCACCAGCTCAGAACTACTTTAGACAGAATTTCCAGAAACATTCAGTATTGAATTTTATACCTTCTCTCTTGTTATCTGTTCAGATGAACCGTCCAGAAAGAGGAAAGCAGGGGGTGAAGAGGAAGAGGATGACTGAAGCATAGAACGTGTACTCACTATAAATATGGTTTTCAACTGCTTGCTTTAAAACAATGATGAAATGACTTGGGATTGAAGTGAGGAACTGAATTCCTTTTGCATAATCCTCGTTGTGGTTTTAAAATGTTTGGAAGCAAGTCTGTGACTTTAGAAAATCCATTGTTCCCAGGTGAGGCCATTTTGGTAACAGTTTGCACTGTGTCTTGGGTTTTTTTGTCAGGGCAGGCATGGCACAAGAGAGCTCACTGGAGAGTCAACGCTTTGTTATGTGTTGTATGGGCCTTACCAGTTCTAATCCTCAGAACTCAAAGGGCTGCTGCTGTTCTCATACTACAGATATGGAAGCTAAGTTAGAACTTAAGACTTTTATCCAAAGCTTTTTattctcaagttaaaaaaaagcatttttgagGCAAGGATCAGGAACTTATGTGCACGGCCATCACACTGCTGAGCAGGTCTGTTACTGACCTTAGGGAGAAAGACATCCAAAATGCGGGGAGAAACGGTCACCAGGAGTTCAGAGGAAAACAGAGCACTGGGAAACAAGATACTAGATTTGACTGTTAGCTTTTTGTCTAGTGCAGTAGCTGGAACATAATAGGTAcatgaaggttttttttgttgAATGTACAAACCAATGATGTTACATTGGGCAAGTTAACTTCTCTGAAGTCAGTTTGCTCAACTTGGTGGGGTCTGGACTTGACCACTGTGAATCTTTCATGATTTAATGCTTATATTCCTCTACCTCTGAGACGTGAaaaaatatgttgtttttttttttaaagagtcttaTTGTTCAATAGAAAAGGTTAAAGAAAAATGGCCCACTTAccatgcaggaaacctggatatACATTATAATTCCCTcccttttatatatttaaagtgtaattTCATGCAGTAAACACAGCCATAATTAGCACCAGCTCCAGAAAGGCCATTTAGAGACTCATCTAAATTGCTGAGAGGTACTATCACAGTTCAGTCATAAGGTTGACTATTCTTTacaattttattgaggtataggtgatttacagtgttgtgctaatttctttgGTACAGCAcaagtgactcaattatacacacataaacatgcttttccatattttttcatacttttccattatagtttgtcACAGGCTATCGTCCCCTGTGCTGTTCATCCATCCTGTGTATAACAGGATGTCTGTTTCTgggccagtaccacactgttttggtCACCATAGCCTTGTAGTATTATCTcaagtctgggagggttatgcctcctgctttgacaattctgggtcttttatagttttatataaatattaggaTTATTTGTCTTAATTCTGTCAAAAATGAAATGTGTTAATTTGATGGGGATCGCATTAGATCTATAGGTTAGGTTGGCTATTTTTATAGAGGTGGCCTTGAGTCTCTGCTACTTTAGCAACAGGACTGGGGCTAAAGCTGGGCTGAGCCTAGAGGCCACCAACCCTTGCAGACATGCTGGAAAGCTTAATATTTGGTACCTAgaggagtgaggtgccattggcTGAGCAAGAAGGCTCTCTCCCCACGGCTACAGCGCCTGTCTCCATGGCCCCTCGGGGAGGAGCTGAAGTTAACTGACAACCGAAGCACCCAAGCCTCTGACTCACCAAAGTGGACGGGCATCAAGGCTTCCCGCATGTGAACGTAAGCCCAACAGGCATTCTCGGAAAGCCAGCCAATACTAAAGATTCAAGAGAAATTTCTTTATTCCTTAAGTTTCAAAGCTGAATTATTTGATATTTATCCCTAAAACTTTCCTCAAACCCATTACACGTTTCATTGATTTCCTCTTTTGGTTGGTGGATTTAGGTGACTGATAAGCAGTATCTATGCTTTACCTTAGAAATAATCTCTAATAGCAGGATTGGCTCCCCTCAGGCCCAGAACACACTGTATCATACGTCCCTCTTTCAATTTGTcaactcagtttaaaaaaaaaacaaaaaacaatttgaCTTTATGGACAGGCCAGACTGAGTACTGATGGTATGAGACTGAACCATATGAACTTACTACCTTATGGGTATAAATGGTCAAGTACTGACAGTTTCAGAATAACTCAGGGAAATTAATAAACTTGTTCTTAAAAGGTATGTAAGGAGTGAACTTTAGAACGTAGGAATTAAAGGGATTTTCCAAACAGTCTAAGTCTACAGTATATTTGATAGACtttattgaaattatttgttccaatatgaaattttaaatccTAAATGCCTGTAATCCATATTCTTCAAAAGAAAATTCACTGTGCTATTATGAACCAGTATTATTAATATGAATATTCTGTAATAgtttattaaaattgaaaaagtaagcacttacagcatttttatattttagcattaaaaaatgtatttaaatgccCAATTTCATGTGACAAAGAATGCACTGTTACAAAAGTAATTTTCAAGCTTTTAAACGTACCTGAAACCAAATATAATTCAtccaaaagactaaaaaaaaaaaagtgggcacTTTCTCAAAATTACAATGGTTTTTATATACtctgcgtgtgtgcatgcacatgtatgCATGAACAATTTTCTTAAGCAGACAAATCTAAACAGTTTAAACAGCTGAATcaaattgttttccttttgacTTAAGGTgaaatttaaactaaaaatttGCTTTACACCCATGAACAAGCACCCAGAATTTGTTTTTAAACCGTACTCTCTGATGAACTACAATATCTGACAGAAAAATTTTAGACCTATTAATTGCTTTGCAGCATTTAAAACATTCTGATTGTCTGTAGAAAAGGAAGTTAAGCCTCACTCACATATGTGTGCTCTAAGAgagtttgattattttaaaagtgtacAAACTTGAACAATAGTGCTAAATACAAAACATGGCTGGTGGTGTTTCACAGTGTTACAATCTATTATCTAGCTACCAGAGCAGATATCCTAAGTAAAAGTCCTTATATATCAGTGAAGGCTGTGTAAAATGCCTGGTAGAGGTTTAAAGATTGGCTTCTCTGAATGATCAGGCTGCATGTTAGAGTTTAGCATTAACAAacttataaatgttttattattataaatttccAATGTGTTCAGTTTTTGTAGGGAAAGACATACAGAACTAAATTATAACACACAAGAAATATGACATAAGAAAGAATGACCAAATTAAAATGAGCTAATATAAATTCTTTGCTGattgtaaatataattttctcaATTTAAAACTTGGTGAAGAGTTCCTTTGAGTGAGAAGTAGCTAGAAACATGAATGTTCAATGAGAAGTGATGGAAAAGAGGGTTCTGTGGATGTTTAGACTGAAGAACTCACACCGCTTGACAGGACTTGCTCTGACACATCCAGTGTGTTTGGGTCTTGTGGGCGCTGTGTCTTCAGTTAATACTGTACGAAAGTGGAGTGgctttgagggcattatgttaagtgaaacaaATCTGAaaggaagacaaatactacatgatctcGTGTATTGGAACCTAAAAAGACTAAATCCATTGATACAGCCAACAGACTGCGGGTTGCCAGAGCTGGGGTGTGGAGAGTGGGTGAAATGGATGAACGTGGTTAAatggtataaacttccagttctAAGAAAAGTAAGTCCTAGGAATGTAATGTCAGCATAGTGAtgacagttaataatactgtattattacatatttgaaagttacctaaaagttctcatcacaaggaaaaacatttttaaaaactatgtgaAGTGATAGATGTTTACTCAACTTACTGTAGTAACCATTTTGCAAGTATgtgcatatatcaaatcattatgttttatACCTTAAACTATGTTATATGTCaactatctcaataaaactagaaaaaaaaatttaagtgacgTGACATTGTAATGGAGGGAAACCAGGCAGTACTGAACTTACAGAGAATGGAAACTGCTgtagattccagaaaaacaatgaTCCTTTTTTCTGCCAGGAGATAATGGTGATTCCTGATTTTATAAGGAAAAAGTTAGAAGTTCTAGGACCACAGAGccaaaattttacaattttatgaAACCTCATGAATTGTTTAATCTTATTTTAATGGCAGCAAGggttaaaataaagtaaaacagaaCATAACTTTTTAtcaaaacatgttttcttttataattttctttataccATGGATTCCcccttttaaatgaaaaaacatcAGATACTGTCAATGGAAAAAAGAATTTACAAAGCTCTATACCTGTTAACTTTTTGAGGCAGTACCTACTGCACAAAGCAAGTATGTGGGTTATTTCATTCAAATCATGAGAATCTGCAAGTTAACAATCAAGGTAATTCTCCTTAGAATTTCTTACagtctaatttttttaaacacaaaatgtTTATTTGGTCTTTTAAATGACAGGCACCCTTAGAGAATGTATTCCACCTATTCTTTAGACTGCTACTAGGCTTTAGCTACAAGTATATAGCACCAAAATCCATTTTAATATCATCATTCATATTGATTTTAATACATATAATCTCATGTAGACAAACTGGAAAAATTAGAACTTCTGACAAATATgagtataaaattttataaaatgcgaaattaaaagctttttaaaaaaacagccaTTTAAAAACGCAAAGAACAGTCTTTGCTTGGATAACGAGGTAAATCTATACTGGTTACACTACAAAAACTTATATGTCTTAGAAGATCTTTGGTTTAAAAATCAAGACTATTTCACAATTCTATTATAAAATTTTAGCATAATACAGAAATATTGAAAGTTACTAAAAGGATAAGAAGTgccagattttgtttttttgcgaGGTGCCAGATTTTTAAAGATCAAAGTAAACATCCGTTTTCTCCCTTGTGTTACAATTTGTGAAGGATTTTCTGTATTCAGATAGATGAATGCTCACCTTTAGTTAGTTATTAACAAATCTTTTCTTCCATTATATAATGAACTGTAGCTCAGAACTGGAATGGTACAAGCAAAACCCTCAACTTCTTCATACtttgataaataataaatgaaaagatattacTCATAAGTATAATACAGAATTCTAGGTGGGGCCCTACCtacctatatttaaaaaaaaaaaaaaaaagacttttgcgAAGACAGGGTAACATACTTATCAATTCATTGACTTACAGGGCAGGGCAAAAAAGGAAGCCTTGCTAAAAGTGTTCTGGCGGCTCTGTACTCTTGCTCCatgccaacccccccccccctgTTGGAACTGTGCAGTCTCTAAAAATCAAGTACATTTCCAAAGTCATTtatgaaaaaggagagagggagagccaGTGAGAGTGAGCCTGACTTGCTAacttgaaacaaaaaaaaatctccagcACCCTATAACCAAAAGGGAATAGTGGAACAGTGCAAAGTCAATCTTTGGCCCCTTTCAAACACTGGATACTGATTCCAAAGAAACTCACACTCAGTCCTTATGAGGAAAGCTTTCACCTGTCAAGGCGGCTTATTTCTATAGCATGCAGGGAGCCATCCAGCTCGAGACAAACTGACTAGTCCAAGACAAAGGAGCAGACATTTTATAATTTGGTttcaagaagtttaaaaaaaaaaaaaaaaaaattaagaacacatCTCTCCCCTATTCTGGAAAGAGATTCCTCCCTTTAGAAAAATCTCCCTGTAAGTGACACAGGCAGGCCTGAATTGTTCAGATTCCTTTGTGCCCTGTCCTCTGTAGCTGTACGGCCTCTGCCACCTCCTGCTCCCGGGACTGCCCTGGAACCTGGTATGAATACAGGTCCACATCGTCTGTCACACTACTGGACCTGGAGTGGCCTGCCCACCACGCCACACTGTTCAACCACTCACTTTAATACTCTGAGTGATAGGAAGACATCTTGTTATGAGAAACTACTTTTGTACAGTATGGACCAAAAAGTTAAAGATGAAAGGAAACAGTTAATAAAAATTAGATTTATCAAGAATAGTCATTTTCCTTATTGGTTGGAAAATCTGTAGTAAGGGGTGATTGTATACCATCCAGACAACTCTGCACTGCATACAGGAACATCTCACTATCTTGTGTAAACTCTTAATTTATACGCAGGTCAGCTTCTGATTTACTTTACAGTAACCATCAATTTAAAGGACTATTCTGCATGCCCCTGAGACTTAATCTCCACCATTTAATAAGTCTGATTTCATGTGTTTaacaacagctttttttttttttaaccttaaataaCAGAGTTAGTTAGCTGTATGCCTTTTACAGGGAAGAAAATAGCTTTCcttctcagattttatttttactatgaaCTTTCACAAAAATTTAATAATTCCcacattattaaaatgaaagcCTGTGAATTTAGACATAGCTACTTTTTAAACCAAGTGTGTAACCTAGCCAAGATGatgactttgtttaaaaaaactgtAGGTGCTGAGACACCTCAGACAGGTGCAGTGTTGGGGAGGCACAGGAGACCgcttcctcttgcctggaaacctgCTTTGACTCTAAGACAGATGACCAAGTTTTAAGTCATCTGTTTTAAGATGAtggcattttgctttttgcaagaaagaagtgtgtgtgttCTAGAAAACATGGAAAAGTCTCCATGCCATGGAATGAGGAAAGCTTTGAAGTGCCTTGTACCTAAGAAGTACGACAGCAGTTCTGACATCAGCAATGTCCctttttgacttaaaaaatattggTCCTTAAAATGTTCATATTATTCTACATAAATGACTTACTAAACTTTTTTACAACCgtattttttttaacccaacTCATCACAAAACATTTAATTAAGCtaaattaaaatcaattttagCAGAAATAATGCTTTAGTATACAAAATATCACCTACTATTGATTTTGCAGTTTGAAACTGGTAACAACCTTAAACtagaaaaaagatacatgtaattaaaaaaaatttttccagtCTTTTCCCTTCTACCCAGGAAAATTTTACATCTGATATCACAAGAACCCTCGATGACCCTTCAATGTCTTCCAACTATGACAGGTTGGCAGACTTACTGGTGGTCTCCTTCAACTCGTCTCTTGCGAActatgaggaaaataaagaatgttaGAAATCCCTGTTAGTTTTTACAATGTTGATTTGCTTGTGACAAACAAGTTTCTGTGCAATCCAGTTAGAGTTGTAAAAAAATGGATTGTCCATTTGTAGTTCACAcagccattaaaataaaaaactcatatcctttattat is a genomic window containing:
- the LOC129621469 gene encoding RNA polymerase-associated protein LEO1-like — translated: MRLQNQGVPSAPYQDSSSDEEGEAVENHDQGERREEGARIYSPESDEGPDEDGAQRSLTAKKLTTDKMNRPERGKQGVKRKRMTEA